One window of Acipenser ruthenus chromosome 17, fAciRut3.2 maternal haplotype, whole genome shotgun sequence genomic DNA carries:
- the LOC117423284 gene encoding osteocrin-like, which yields MLGCRWVLVHCLLAATLLHWISGRSQLAEGAPEFMDSSMVRDTGSSSMSGEEKVASDLTAKLLLLDKLVSLGNDVMETKRKRSFPGFGTPLDRLSLSTMEMKGKQRKVVDLPKRRFGVPIDRLGMNRMANGRG from the exons ATGCTGGGTTGCAGGTGGGTCCTTGTGCACTGTCTGCTAGCGGCTACACTTCTTCACTGGATCTCAGGCAGGTCACAGCTGGCGGAGGGGGCACCGGAG TTTATGGATTCCTCGATGGTCCGGGACACGGGCTCCAGCTCCATGTCTGGTGAGGAGAAGGTAGCGAGTGACCTGACCGCCAAGCTGCTTCTCCTGGACAAGCTTGTGAGCCTGGGGAACGATGTCATGGAGACCAAGCGGAAGAGGAGCTTCCCTGGCTTCGGCACACCGCTGGACAGGCTGTCCCTGAGCACCATGGAAATGAAGGGCAAACAAAG aaaaGTAGTTGACCTTCCCAAAAGACGCTTTGGTGTGCCGATAGACCGGCTCGGAATGAACCGCATGGCCAACGGCAGGGGCTAA